CAGAGGACTCTAATTGGAGACATTCCCGGTTTGAGCCAGGTGCCATTCAGTGACTTTCCCAATCCCCCAGCCGCCGTTGGGAATGGGGTGGGTATTGTGGATGTGGTTTTTGGAGCCGCAGAACAACAGCGCCAACGTACTATATCGGGCAGTACTATTGAAGGGTTTGAGGTGTCTTGTGAAGCAGGCTGCGCTCATGTCGAACTGTCTGGTACTGAGAGTATTTTAGGGCGTCAGTGGATCAGCGGTAAATATCAGGAAACCCGAGGCGGTTTTGGTGTTTTAGCAGCGGTTAATGGTGGGAAAGAACCTGTGGGTAGACACCTATTTGGCGATGCCTTTAAGGTTGTGTTGTGGGATATGGATGAAACCACAGGGACAGCAACTAGCGCCATGTTTTTTAGAATGTGCCAGCGCGGAATTCCTGATTTGGGCTGTACTCCGTATTTTATTGGACCTCTGCATTTTATGACCTACCAGGAAATGGATTCGATTTTTTTGGGGCAGTTAGAGGCAGGAGATCCTTCAGTGGTTTCAACACCAACTCAGGTGGCTATTTCAGAAATGCAAGCTATTTCATCGAGTGAGTTTCAGCCTAATTCAAAACCGAGTACATCTGCGTCTGCGAAACGTCGTATTGGAAAGTCGTTTGTAGCTTCGGAAAGCTTGAGTTCATTTTTGCCACCGACACTTTCTTGCTCGAATCGATATCAAGGTGTAGTGCTGGATGCCTTCGCTGTATCGCTATCGCAGATTGAGGGGGATTATGACACGGTTGGTGTTTTCACCTGTGACAGCCAGGGTTACTGTGGACGTGGTTTGGGAGCGATGCAGTTTATGAGTTACCGGGATGATGTGCGCTCCAAAATCTTGGCAAAGTCTGGTGGAAAGCAGTTTTTAGCCAGACTTGATCAAGGGGAATCGGTGAGCCGAGAGCAGCTTTTGTATTATTTTTCACCCGTTGATCAGCAGGATTTGTTTGAGGCAGATGCCCGCCACTTGATTGATGTGGCATCTCAAGAAATAGACCCGAAAACCGGAGATTATTTTACCGACAATCGCTTACTGGAACGGATAGCTCAGATGCATTTTGGCGGGGTTGCTGTGCCAATTGATTCCCCCGCTACAGATATTCACCAAGAGTATTCGGTTCAATCCTACGGCTCTGAAGTTGCCAGTAATTATCAACGGGTTGTTGCTTCAATGGGTTGTCCTTGATTTGAGAAAGTAATGAGTGATGAAAAAAGGTTTTGAACGTTGGCAGTTATTAGCTTTACCCAAAAAGCTAACCTTATTGGGGGTGGGGTTTTTAGTGAGTATCGGGCTAATTTGGATGGCTTTTTCAGGCTCTACGTCGGCTAATGAAGGATTTGTTCCCGCTGATCCGATTGTATCTGAGCATTTGTTAGAGCGGGTGATTGAAGAGAATTATTCCCAGGCGGGAGCTAAGTTGGAGCGCAAGAGTATGTTGGTGCAAACGGTTAAAAGTGAAAATAAGCTTTTCATTTTTGACCTGAATAATCCAAATAGTTGTGGCAGACAAGGCTGTTTGTATGTAGTGTATACAGCAGACGGTAAGCGGGTATTGAGTTTGTATCTGAAGCGCTCTTTACTGGAAGATTACCCGTTGTTTGCTGTCGAAAAGTTGGCGTATGGCAATGATTTTCCTTGTTTAGTCGTTTCTCAGGTGGAGAAAAAGGCTGTCGTCTCGAATCGCTTTTGTTTTTCTCAAGGGTCTTTTGTGCCAGTTAATCGGCAGCGACAAAGCCGATATAATTCTAATTAGGGGCTAATGTTTGGGGACAAAAACGGTTTTTTGCACAACTAATTAGTCGGACAAAAAAAACGGCACGCTGATTAAGTTTTGTGAACAAGACTACAACTCTTACAAAGAAAGAATGACAAATAACGTTGCTCCTCGACGAAAGCCACTTCTTCACCGTTTACGTTAATTATGTCCACCTACTTACCATAAGCTTATGTTTCAAAAAGAATTGAAAAAGCCAGTCGTTCAGTATCAAATTGCTGGAGTTAGTCAGGAAATACCGCCGTCGTTGCAATTGGGATTGGAACAATTAGAAGACAAGTTTGTTTCCCCCTTGGGGGCAGTGCTTTTCGGTTGTACAGCACTTTTAGTGGCTGCTCATATTTGGGGTGTTAAAAAGGGTAAGGTGGCAACAGCCTATTGGGGGGGTTCTCAAGAGAAAGGAAAAGCGGCAAAAAAAGCGAAAAAGCAGATCAAAAATGTGGCGCGGAACAGTGTGGCACTCTTTATTGGAACGCCTGCATTTATCCGCTCTCATTTGGAACAAGAGTGGGTTCAAAGGGGGCGAGTTCGTCCAACTCGGCGCTGGGAAAAAGCACTTCGGGGATTGTTTAGCGCGTCGCCGACGCTGTATGTGCCGGATGCACAGCGGGGTATTTCCGTGTGTGGAGGTGCGGGGACGGGAAAAACCTACTCAGTGATTGATCCGTTGGTGCGTTCGGCGTTTGATCAAGGATTTCCAGTGTGTCTTTATGATTTTAAGTATCCGGCGCAGACTCTGCGAGCGGTGGCGTATGCGCTCAAGCGGGGTTACAATGTGCGGGTGTTTGCACCGGGGTTTGCTGAAAGTGAGAGTTGCAATCCTCTAGACTTTTTACGGGATGAAGAAGACGCTGTAGCGGCGGGTCAGTTGGCGGAGGTGATTAATCGGAACTTCGATAGGGGGGGAGCGGATAATGGCGATCGCTTTTTCTCCGAAGCGGGTGATACGCTGGTAGCAGGCGTTTTGATGCTGACTAAGGCAGTGGGACGGCTACGCTCTCCTCAATACTGTGACTTGATGATGGCACAGGCAATTTTGAGTCTCGACCAGTTGCCACAGCGCCTGGAGTTGGCATCGAAAAATGGAACGTTGAAGGTTTGGACGAGCCGACCCCTTTCTCAGCTTATCAGTGTTAAGGATTCGGAAAAGACAGTGGCGGGCATTTTGGGTACGGCACAGCGAATCTTTCAGCGTTTCCTGAAGAAAGACTTTGTGGGGGCGTTTTGTGGCAAGACGACGCTACCTTTGGATTTAGATGGGAAGCAGTTGATTGTTTTTGGACTAGACCGGAATAATCGGGATATTGTTGGACCCCTGCTAGCGGCGATTTTGCACATGGTTGTGGTGCGGAATGTTTCCCGCACTGTACCTCGTCAAGACCCGTTGGTAACAGTGTTAGATGAACTACCAACTCTATATTTACCACAATTAGTTAATTGGTTAAATGAAAATAGGGAGGACGGATTTTGTGGCATATTAGGCTATCAGAATTTGTCTCAGTTGGAGAAGGGGTATGGTCGAGAGCTAGCACGGGCAATTTTTGGGGGAACGGCGACTAAGTTTTTGTTTAATCCCCAGGATGGGGAATCAGCTAAGTTATTTGCTGACTATTTGGGTGAACAAGAAATTCAGTTTCGGTCGAAAAGCCTGACGCGCAGTGCAGGCAAAGGTGGACGTTCTCGCAGTTTGACTGACCACCATCAAAAGCGGTATTTATTGGAACCGTCCGAATTTCTGAAGTTAGGAACGGGTCGGGCGGTTGTGGTGAATCCGGGTTATCAACGGGGTCAAGAAGCTTACGTTCCTGTATTGCAGTCGATTAAGGTGCCGCCAGCAGATATTGCTCAGCAGAAATGGTCGGAGGGGAAATGGGATGTGATTAAACGGCGGTTAATTGAGCGCAATCATTGTTTGATTTCCGATGACGAGCGTCGAGAGCAGTTTGAGGAACGTCGCGCTTTGGCTGAGAAATTATTTCCCCTACCCCAAGTTAATCTGGAGGCTTATGAGGGTTCTGTTGACACAGAGACGAATTCTACAGGGTTTAGTTCTTCACTTGTCCCAGAAGCATTTTAAAGTGGAGGTTTAGGGGTCACAAGACGTAAAAAGAAGGAAGATTTACTAGCTGAATTTGACCCGTTTGAGGCAATTTCAGTAGATAGTCCGATTACTGGATTGGTGGTCTAGGTTTGAATAATGTCTAATTTTGAGAGTCATAGGGGTGTGATTGAACAATTGCTTAAAGGATTATCGATTGAATCCATAGAGGTTTTGCTGCGCTATCCCCAGTGGAGAGCGCGAGTCATTGAAGCTTATCCTTGTTCCCCGTTGCCCATGGATTATTCTCCCCTAGTGGTTGAGGTATTTGACCAACAGGGTTTACTGGCTGGTCGAGTGGGTGATTATGGGTATTCAGTTGAGGTGCCATTCAACCATGTTTCTGAGTTTACTGCTTGGTATTTTGATGGGGAGTTAGTTCTCTTTCAGGGGGGTGGGGAGATAGTGATTAATCGCCTGTCATTGGTGAGTGTTGCGGCTCTGTTTGAGAGGTCAGATGAGCGGTAAAAGTAAACCGTTTTCTATCGAGGAGAAAGTCTGGGAAAGGCATTAATTTATACAGGAGGTTTTATGTTTTCAGTGTCTCCAGGTAACGCGGCATCTTTCCAGGAACGTTATCAGCAACTTGTCGAAGCTTGGTTAAAGACGTTTTTGGACATGAATTTGCCGGAGTTGGAGCGGGATTTAGAGGATGAGTCAGCGAATGTGCAAATTGTTCAGACGGATGAAAATGGCAAGAAGGTTCTGCTTTATGGTAAAGATAAAAAGGGGAATTTTGTCAATGATTTGAAGCCTG
The nucleotide sequence above comes from Coleofasciculus chthonoplastes PCC 7420. Encoded proteins:
- a CDS encoding type IV secretory system conjugative DNA transfer family protein, whose protein sequence is MFQKELKKPVVQYQIAGVSQEIPPSLQLGLEQLEDKFVSPLGAVLFGCTALLVAAHIWGVKKGKVATAYWGGSQEKGKAAKKAKKQIKNVARNSVALFIGTPAFIRSHLEQEWVQRGRVRPTRRWEKALRGLFSASPTLYVPDAQRGISVCGGAGTGKTYSVIDPLVRSAFDQGFPVCLYDFKYPAQTLRAVAYALKRGYNVRVFAPGFAESESCNPLDFLRDEEDAVAAGQLAEVINRNFDRGGADNGDRFFSEAGDTLVAGVLMLTKAVGRLRSPQYCDLMMAQAILSLDQLPQRLELASKNGTLKVWTSRPLSQLISVKDSEKTVAGILGTAQRIFQRFLKKDFVGAFCGKTTLPLDLDGKQLIVFGLDRNNRDIVGPLLAAILHMVVVRNVSRTVPRQDPLVTVLDELPTLYLPQLVNWLNENREDGFCGILGYQNLSQLEKGYGRELARAIFGGTATKFLFNPQDGESAKLFADYLGEQEIQFRSKSLTRSAGKGGRSRSLTDHHQKRYLLEPSEFLKLGTGRAVVVNPGYQRGQEAYVPVLQSIKVPPADIAQQKWSEGKWDVIKRRLIERNHCLISDDERREQFEERRALAEKLFPLPQVNLEAYEGSVDTETNSTGFSSSLVPEAF